Proteins encoded by one window of Streptomyces uncialis:
- a CDS encoding succinate dehydrogenase hydrophobic membrane anchor subunit, with translation MSTDLSAQSPGTAGVGAVEGAPLYDADNPAPLIEAPRKRTGRTPKSTRGNFELYGWLFMRLSGIVLVVLVLGHLLIQLVLDGGVSKIGFAFVAGRWASPWWQTWDLVMLWLAMLHGGNGLRTVINDYAERAGTRLWLKGLLYTATVFTILLGTLVIFTFDPNIR, from the coding sequence ATGTCGACCGATCTCTCCGCACAGTCCCCCGGCACCGCCGGGGTGGGCGCCGTCGAGGGCGCGCCGCTCTACGACGCCGACAACCCGGCGCCGCTGATCGAGGCCCCGCGCAAGCGCACCGGCCGCACCCCCAAGTCGACCCGCGGCAACTTCGAGCTGTACGGGTGGCTGTTCATGCGCCTGTCCGGCATCGTGCTCGTCGTGCTGGTCCTCGGACACCTGCTGATCCAGCTGGTGCTCGACGGCGGTGTGTCCAAGATCGGCTTCGCCTTCGTGGCGGGCCGCTGGGCCTCCCCGTGGTGGCAGACCTGGGACCTGGTGATGCTGTGGCTCGCCATGCTGCACGGCGGCAACGGCCTGCGCACGGTCATCAACGACTACGCCGAGCGCGCCGGCACCCGGCTGTGGCTGAAGGGCCTGCTCTACACCGCGACGGTGTTCACGATCCTGCTGGGCACGCTGGTGATCTTCACCTTCGACCCGAACATCCGCTAG